Proteins from one Deltaproteobacteria bacterium genomic window:
- a CDS encoding glycosyltransferase, giving the protein MKNAHAPGAPVGIAQIVHSLEIGGMERVAMYLATRVDRARFRPMVVCLTVRGDFADEIESRGVEVVALGKRPGVDLRLPFRLARLLGERNVRIVHAHNSGPWFTGGLAKIVGGLDGAVVTDHSRPYPEKWTVRCVERTLAHAVHVVSVSEDNRQLLHRNIGIPLGKIRVIPNGVEAPSPPSPDRLAELRREFGIDGRDVIGVCVARLETQKAHEVLIDAVRRLADRGVPLRALCVGMGSREDELRSLAAQKGVADRVTFVGKRIDATDFLFLADLFVLSSDWEGLPMSVLEALGVGLPVVGTRVGDMELAVKDSVNGYLCAPRDAVALADALANLARDADRRRAMGGAGRELFAREFHVDRMIERYAAIYEECL; this is encoded by the coding sequence ATGAAAAACGCCCACGCCCCCGGTGCGCCCGTCGGCATCGCACAAATCGTTCACAGCCTCGAAATCGGCGGGATGGAGCGCGTGGCGATGTATCTGGCGACGCGCGTCGATCGCGCCCGATTTCGTCCGATGGTCGTGTGCCTGACGGTGCGGGGGGACTTCGCCGACGAGATCGAGTCGCGGGGCGTCGAGGTCGTCGCCCTGGGGAAGCGCCCCGGTGTGGACCTGCGTCTGCCGTTTCGCCTCGCGAGATTGCTCGGGGAACGGAACGTCCGCATCGTGCACGCGCACAACTCCGGGCCGTGGTTCACCGGCGGACTCGCGAAAATCGTCGGCGGCCTCGACGGCGCGGTGGTGACCGACCACTCACGGCCCTATCCCGAAAAATGGACCGTGCGATGCGTCGAACGCACGCTCGCGCACGCCGTGCACGTCGTTTCCGTCAGCGAGGACAACCGGCAGCTGCTTCACCGCAACATCGGCATCCCCCTCGGCAAGATCCGCGTGATTCCCAACGGCGTCGAAGCTCCGTCGCCGCCGTCGCCGGATCGACTCGCCGAACTGCGCCGAGAGTTCGGCATCGACGGTCGCGACGTCATCGGCGTGTGCGTCGCGCGTCTCGAAACCCAGAAGGCGCACGAGGTGTTGATCGACGCCGTGCGAAGACTCGCCGATCGCGGCGTACCCCTGCGGGCTCTGTGCGTGGGAATGGGCAGCCGTGAGGACGAATTGCGATCGCTGGCGGCGCAAAAAGGTGTCGCGGACCGGGTTACGTTCGTCGGCAAACGGATCGACGCGACGGATTTTCTTTTTCTCGCGGACCTGTTCGTGCTCTCAAGCGATTGGGAAGGACTGCCGATGTCCGTGCTGGAGGCGCTCGGCGTCGGGCTGCCCGTGGTGGGGACGCGCGTCGGCGACATGGAACTCGCGGTGAAGGACTCGGTCAACGGATATCTGTGCGCCCCGCGCGATGCTGTCGCGCTCGCGGACGCCCTGGCAAATCTCGCGCGGGACGCGGATCGGCGCCGTGCCATGGGCGGGGCGGGGCGGGAACTTTTCGCTCGCGAATTCCACGTCGATCGCATGATCGAGCGCTACGCCGCGATTTACGAGGAGTGCCTGTGA
- a CDS encoding flippase, with protein sequence MSRGARVALNSVWLFASEGLRRAIAFVVIFLVGRSLAVDDFGRFRLAQSFFVIALVAATFGLTPLITKRIAAGERDESRFLGNVYGLKILLALIVLGIATLLASLMGYDRPTFLAIVVMALAIPAESLASTHFALYDGRQAMQLNGIVDFARGLVLLALIAAAVFLHWGLIGILAAYVAHYAFGAILAHALSSARVVRFGFRFEWSEWKAILQQALPFVAIGIVWVVTFRIDMVLLSLMRNETAVGYYGAAYSIFEILLVLPNVLTRALFPALAGSSSEGGDGELMRKAVRVFALVALPVGVGIALTATSAVTLVFGEKYAPGGRALAVMGGPLALWFCTMGFSWALTARNQIRYVLRANLVALGVRVVANLILIPRYDYLGAAIAAVISESAYFAVIIGPVHREVLRIDRSLVHPGTIAATVLMAGCVMGLGNRPLWIVVPAGMVVFAAVGWASGALREPFIVSAWSGLRARMARS encoded by the coding sequence GTGAGCCGGGGCGCGCGGGTCGCGCTCAACTCGGTCTGGCTTTTCGCGTCCGAAGGTCTGCGCCGGGCCATCGCGTTCGTCGTCATCTTCCTCGTCGGGCGTTCGCTGGCCGTGGATGACTTCGGCCGCTTCCGTCTCGCGCAGTCGTTTTTCGTCATCGCCCTCGTCGCCGCGACCTTTGGGCTCACGCCGCTCATCACCAAGCGCATCGCCGCGGGCGAGCGGGACGAATCGCGATTTCTCGGCAACGTGTATGGGCTCAAGATCCTGCTCGCCCTGATCGTGCTGGGCATCGCGACGCTGCTGGCCTCCCTCATGGGTTACGACCGACCGACGTTTCTCGCGATCGTCGTCATGGCGCTCGCGATCCCCGCCGAGTCGCTCGCCTCGACGCACTTCGCGCTCTACGACGGCCGGCAGGCGATGCAACTCAACGGCATCGTCGACTTCGCGCGCGGCCTCGTCCTTCTCGCGCTCATAGCGGCGGCGGTGTTCCTGCACTGGGGACTGATCGGGATTCTCGCCGCCTACGTCGCGCATTACGCTTTCGGGGCGATCCTCGCGCACGCGCTCTCTTCGGCGCGCGTGGTGCGATTCGGGTTTCGCTTCGAATGGAGCGAGTGGAAGGCGATCCTGCAACAGGCGTTGCCCTTCGTCGCCATCGGCATCGTCTGGGTCGTCACGTTCCGCATCGACATGGTGTTGCTATCGCTCATGCGCAACGAGACGGCGGTGGGGTACTACGGCGCGGCGTATTCGATCTTCGAGATCCTGCTCGTGCTCCCCAACGTGCTCACGCGCGCGCTGTTTCCCGCGCTGGCCGGTTCGTCTTCGGAAGGCGGCGACGGCGAACTGATGCGCAAGGCCGTGCGCGTGTTCGCGCTCGTGGCGCTGCCCGTCGGGGTCGGAATCGCGCTCACCGCCACGAGCGCCGTCACGCTCGTCTTCGGCGAAAAGTACGCGCCGGGCGGCCGGGCGCTCGCCGTGATGGGCGGCCCGCTGGCGTTGTGGTTCTGCACGATGGGCTTCTCGTGGGCGCTCACCGCGCGCAATCAAATCCGGTATGTGCTTCGCGCGAACCTGGTGGCGCTCGGCGTCCGAGTCGTCGCCAACCTGATTCTGATCCCGCGGTACGACTATCTCGGCGCGGCGATCGCCGCCGTCATCAGCGAGAGCGCCTACTTCGCGGTCATCATCGGCCCGGTTCATCGCGAAGTGCTGCGCATCGACCGATCTCTCGTGCATCCCGGGACGATCGCGGCGACAGTGCTGATGGCCGGGTGCGTGATGGGACTCGGCAACCGTCCGCTGTGGATCGTCGTCCCCGCGGGCATGGTGGTGTTCGCGGCCGTCGGTTGGGCCAGCGGTGCGTTGCGCGAGCCGTTCATCGTGTCGGCGTGGTCGGGACTGCGCGCACGGATGGCGCGGTCATGA
- a CDS encoding O-antigen ligase family protein, producing the protein MKREAAPGGKWTQTRILIALAVVTAAIGLAALKIDGVFIVAGLVAAAIGSVLISYPFATVPIYFALIYLRPGDMYPQLEKLRLVLLVVALMAGAFVLRTLVYRTWKLQKNVQLIFIAGLLAAIGLSIIDAFYRTAALEKFSDVSRYLVMVFLVVHIVDSLKKYKVMMWSILISLTILALWNFVLWASGQKVIDNGGSGGMAGGFLGDGNDFALALNVMLPIPVFQFMATRHRWTRVACAVVIVSFVLSIIATYSRGGLLGMIAVFAFAFWFYLLRSRNWALGIAMIVVLATVGTGSIILFAPDNFKERMAGMHDYEKDESALGRLDAWGAGMRMFADRPVLGVGAGCFPDAYGRKYKPMDAVAANWREAHSLYVQTFAELGSLGAFFLFGLCAVVSVHLRRIHQYGLPDAQTQKEVHYYADAVTTGLIGFLVSGAFLSVAYYPHLYIMSAETMILMRIAEEESRKSPDLVPDAR; encoded by the coding sequence ATGAAGCGCGAAGCGGCACCCGGGGGCAAGTGGACGCAGACGCGGATTCTCATCGCGCTGGCGGTCGTCACGGCGGCGATCGGTCTCGCCGCACTGAAAATCGACGGCGTGTTCATCGTCGCGGGCCTCGTGGCGGCCGCGATCGGCTCGGTGCTCATCAGCTATCCGTTTGCCACCGTGCCGATCTACTTTGCCCTCATCTACCTGCGGCCCGGCGACATGTATCCGCAGCTCGAGAAACTGCGGCTCGTGCTGCTCGTCGTCGCGCTCATGGCTGGAGCCTTCGTCCTGCGGACGCTCGTCTACCGCACTTGGAAGCTGCAAAAAAACGTGCAGCTCATCTTCATCGCGGGTCTTCTCGCGGCGATCGGTCTGTCCATCATCGACGCGTTCTATCGCACGGCGGCGCTCGAAAAATTTTCCGACGTCAGCCGCTATCTCGTCATGGTGTTTTTGGTCGTCCACATCGTCGATTCGCTGAAAAAGTACAAGGTGATGATGTGGAGTATCCTGATCTCGCTGACGATCCTCGCGCTGTGGAATTTCGTGCTCTGGGCGTCGGGGCAGAAGGTCATCGACAACGGCGGCTCGGGCGGAATGGCGGGCGGCTTCCTCGGCGACGGCAACGACTTCGCCCTCGCGCTCAACGTCATGCTGCCGATCCCCGTCTTCCAGTTCATGGCGACACGACACCGGTGGACGCGCGTCGCCTGTGCGGTCGTCATCGTGTCGTTTGTGCTCTCGATCATCGCCACCTACAGCCGCGGCGGGCTGCTGGGGATGATCGCGGTGTTCGCGTTCGCGTTTTGGTTCTACCTGCTGCGCTCTCGCAACTGGGCGCTCGGGATCGCCATGATCGTTGTCCTCGCGACCGTGGGGACGGGGTCCATCATCCTGTTCGCCCCCGACAACTTCAAGGAACGCATGGCCGGAATGCACGACTACGAGAAGGACGAGTCGGCCCTTGGGCGTCTCGACGCGTGGGGCGCCGGCATGCGGATGTTCGCCGACCGGCCCGTTCTCGGCGTCGGCGCGGGATGCTTCCCCGACGCGTATGGTCGCAAGTACAAACCGATGGACGCGGTCGCCGCGAACTGGCGCGAGGCGCACAGCCTCTACGTTCAGACTTTCGCGGAGCTCGGCTCGCTCGGCGCGTTTTTTCTCTTTGGGCTCTGCGCCGTGGTGTCCGTGCATCTGCGGCGAATCCACCAGTACGGGTTGCCAGACGCTCAGACGCAGAAAGAGGTTCATTATTACGCCGACGCGGTCACGACCGGGTTGATCGGTTTTCTCGTATCGGGGGCGTTTTTGTCGGTGGCGTACTATCCTCACCTCTACATCATGAGCGCCGAGACGATGATCCTCATGCGCATCGCCGAGGAAGAGTCGCGCAAGTCGCCCGACCTGGTGCCCGATGCGCGTTGA
- a CDS encoding FemAB family PEP-CTERM system-associated protein, which translates to MRVEALSSALVPAWDEFVRGHKAADHFHRAAWREVIARSTGHEPHYLAAVEGDRVRGVLPLFVLRTKIFGTLAVSLPFLNIGGIVADGPEARDALAAAGLELGRRTGCRYVELRQRDALAIEDLPVSSRKVTSVIDLAGGADAVFARLHQNVRNKIRKAEKNDVVVTRGAEGLGDFYRVYSHNLRDLGTPVMSRRFFGEILRAFEDDVHVYTARRHGTLLGAKIVIHASSTAYFIWAAAYRNALEYAPVQALNWAAIRDACDAGCAEIDLGRSTDGSSHQNFKKYWGVEIRPLHWTYQLVTATHMPGLNPDNPKFALAVKIWKLMPVALTRIFGPPLARLLP; encoded by the coding sequence ATGCGCGTTGAAGCGCTGTCGAGTGCCCTCGTTCCCGCGTGGGACGAATTCGTTCGCGGGCATAAGGCCGCCGATCATTTTCACCGCGCGGCGTGGCGCGAGGTGATCGCGCGTTCCACGGGGCACGAACCGCACTACCTTGCCGCCGTGGAAGGCGACCGCGTGCGTGGTGTGCTGCCGCTGTTCGTGCTGCGCACGAAGATCTTCGGCACACTCGCGGTGAGCCTGCCGTTTCTCAACATCGGCGGCATCGTCGCCGACGGCCCCGAGGCGCGCGACGCACTCGCGGCAGCCGGCCTGGAACTCGGGCGGCGCACCGGGTGCCGGTATGTCGAGCTGCGCCAGCGCGACGCGCTCGCCATCGAGGATCTGCCCGTCTCGTCGCGCAAGGTCACGAGCGTGATCGATCTCGCCGGCGGGGCGGATGCCGTGTTCGCGCGGCTTCACCAGAACGTGCGCAACAAGATCCGCAAGGCCGAGAAGAACGACGTCGTGGTGACGCGCGGCGCGGAAGGCCTCGGCGATTTCTATCGCGTCTACTCGCACAACCTGCGCGATTTGGGCACGCCGGTGATGTCGCGGCGATTTTTCGGCGAGATCCTGCGCGCGTTCGAGGACGACGTTCACGTCTACACGGCGCGCCGCCACGGGACGCTGCTCGGCGCGAAAATCGTGATCCACGCGAGTTCCACGGCTTACTTCATCTGGGCGGCGGCCTATCGGAACGCGCTGGAGTATGCGCCGGTGCAGGCCCTCAACTGGGCGGCGATCCGCGACGCGTGTGACGCGGGGTGCGCCGAGATCGACCTCGGGCGCAGCACCGATGGCTCGTCCCACCAGAATTTCAAGAAATACTGGGGGGTGGAGATTCGCCCGCTGCACTGGACGTATCAACTCGTGACCGCGACGCACATGCCGGGGCTGAACCCCGACAACCCCAAGTTCGCGCTCGCGGTGAAGATCTGGAAATTGATGCCGGTGGCGCTGACGCGGATCTTCGGTCCGCCGCTCGCGCGCCTGTTGCCGTAG
- a CDS encoding DegT/DnrJ/EryC1/StrS family aminotransferase encodes MKIGRLPPVATSLPLSLRLAPGRAEASDVGRLESRMALDHGADAAAAFSSGRAGLARMLEQIALTRSGRGVLVPAYTCYTVASAIVRAGLLIYPTDLHPETLDFNYRNQTQPPPEDVFAVLSPGLFGLPPDLAKLGEVCRAHRLFFIEDAAQTLGATVDGRPAGSFGDLSLFSFGRGKPLGAIGGGVVATRGEALSAMLERARLAPPAGNRMRAMLTALAGGAAANRLVFAWLRLLPFVTIGRSVFDTQFGVAGLDPPRARLILDGLARLAGVVERRQQVAAMIEARLSGVRGVIIPRVRAGILGAALRFPVIFEDSADRDAALFRLVGRGLGASPMYPKPVYRIDKARPHVRMDLGPFPGAEKIARGLVTLPTHDAVEERDVDDIAAVIREVTSAGSARVWD; translated from the coding sequence ATGAAGATCGGTCGATTGCCGCCCGTCGCCACGTCGCTGCCGCTGTCGCTCCGCCTTGCTCCGGGGCGGGCCGAGGCGAGCGACGTCGGGCGGCTCGAGTCGCGCATGGCACTCGACCATGGCGCGGATGCCGCCGCCGCGTTCTCGTCGGGTCGGGCGGGGCTCGCGAGGATGCTGGAGCAGATCGCGCTCACGCGTTCGGGCCGGGGCGTTCTTGTGCCCGCTTACACCTGCTATACGGTCGCGTCGGCCATCGTTCGCGCGGGTCTCCTCATCTACCCGACGGACCTGCACCCCGAAACGCTCGATTTCAATTATCGCAATCAGACGCAGCCGCCGCCCGAAGACGTCTTCGCGGTGCTCTCGCCGGGACTTTTCGGACTGCCCCCCGATCTCGCCAAGCTCGGCGAGGTCTGCCGCGCCCATCGCCTGTTTTTCATCGAGGACGCCGCGCAGACGCTCGGCGCGACCGTGGACGGCCGTCCCGCGGGATCGTTCGGCGATCTGTCGCTCTTCAGCTTCGGTCGCGGCAAGCCGCTGGGCGCGATCGGCGGCGGGGTTGTCGCGACGCGCGGCGAAGCGCTGTCCGCGATGCTCGAACGCGCTCGGCTCGCACCGCCCGCAGGCAACCGCATGCGTGCGATGTTGACGGCCCTCGCCGGTGGCGCCGCCGCGAACCGGTTGGTGTTCGCCTGGCTGCGTCTGCTGCCGTTCGTGACCATCGGTCGTTCGGTCTTCGATACCCAATTCGGCGTCGCCGGCCTCGATCCGCCGCGCGCGCGGTTGATTCTCGATGGACTCGCCCGCCTCGCCGGCGTGGTGGAGCGCCGCCAGCAGGTCGCGGCGATGATCGAGGCGCGCCTGTCGGGCGTCCGCGGCGTCATCATCCCCCGCGTTCGGGCTGGGATCTTGGGCGCGGCGCTGCGTTTTCCGGTGATCTTCGAGGACTCCGCCGACCGCGATGCCGCGCTGTTCCGGCTCGTGGGTCGCGGCCTCGGGGCGTCGCCGATGTATCCGAAACCGGTGTACCGCATTGACAAAGCCCGGCCGCATGTCCGAATGGACCTCGGCCCTTTTCCCGGCGCGGAGAAGATCGCCCGGGGTCTCGTCACGCTGCCGACGCACGACGCGGTCGAAGAGCGGGATGTGGACGACATCGCGGCCGTCATCCGAGAGGTGACGTCCGCCGGGAGTGCGCGCGTATGGGATTGA
- a CDS encoding polysaccharide deacetylase family protein, translating to MGLKQTIKRAVVGPLSAVGTWSATRALLGARDVVLCYHRVVDDDLLKYQPGMVVSGRVFRLHLEWLSKRFDIVDLAELAKSHLTGERPARPRAVITFDDGWLDNYEVAFPILKSLGVPATIYLPTAFVGHDGAYWNARVEHALRIVHERLDRVLTAFPDEGLPEGCAFFMDLLALRPSLPVLIDRTIETVKVLDPAVIARMADFIEALAEISDDHPRAIVNWPEVMEMFEAGVSFGSHSVNHLIMTQISVEECRREMTESRDEMTRRMGIAPLSFAYPNGNHDENVRREARRAGYLCAVAVGGGFVPGGVDLFAVPRFSMHEGGAPDAATLDYLLSGLRE from the coding sequence ATGGGATTGAAGCAGACGATCAAACGGGCGGTGGTGGGGCCGCTGTCGGCGGTGGGAACGTGGTCCGCGACGCGCGCTTTGCTGGGCGCGCGAGACGTTGTACTGTGTTATCACCGCGTCGTCGACGACGATCTGTTGAAATACCAGCCCGGCATGGTCGTCTCCGGCCGCGTGTTTCGGCTTCATCTCGAATGGCTCTCGAAGCGGTTCGACATCGTGGACCTGGCGGAACTCGCAAAGAGTCATCTGACCGGCGAGCGGCCCGCGCGGCCCCGCGCCGTCATCACCTTCGATGACGGATGGCTCGACAATTACGAGGTCGCGTTTCCGATCCTGAAGTCGCTGGGCGTTCCGGCAACGATCTACCTGCCGACGGCGTTCGTGGGGCATGACGGCGCATACTGGAACGCGCGTGTTGAACACGCGCTGCGCATCGTGCACGAACGGCTCGACCGTGTGCTCACGGCGTTTCCCGATGAGGGATTACCGGAGGGCTGCGCGTTTTTCATGGATCTGCTCGCCTTGCGGCCCTCGCTTCCGGTGCTCATCGACCGGACGATCGAGACGGTGAAGGTGCTCGATCCGGCCGTCATCGCGCGAATGGCGGACTTCATCGAGGCGCTGGCCGAGATTTCGGACGACCACCCGCGCGCCATCGTGAACTGGCCCGAGGTGATGGAGATGTTCGAGGCGGGCGTGAGCTTCGGTTCGCACTCGGTCAATCACCTAATCATGACGCAGATCTCGGTGGAGGAGTGTCGCCGCGAGATGACGGAAAGCCGCGACGAGATGACGCGGCGCATGGGGATCGCGCCGCTCTCGTTCGCGTACCCCAACGGAAATCACGACGAAAACGTGCGCCGCGAGGCTCGACGCGCCGGTTATCTGTGCGCGGTGGCCGTCGGCGGCGGATTCGTGCCGGGCGGCGTGGATCTGTTCGCCGTTCCGCGCTTTTCCATGCACGAGGGCGGCGCACCCGATGCGGCGACGCTCGACTATCTCCTTTCGGGGTTGCGGGAATGA